ACGCAAAGACCGCATGTTGTGATTTGCTTTCGTTCTTTGAATTTATGATATTTGCCACAACTTTGCCATTTCAGTACCCAAAGAATCTAAGTTGTGATTTGCTTTCGTTCTTTGAATTTATGATATTTGCCACAACAAAAACGATTGTTTTCAACTGTAATATTGAGTTGTGATTTGCTTTCGTTCTTTGAATTTATGATATTTGCCACAACTTAGTGTTTCAAATTAACTGTGGTGATGTGGTTGTGATTTGCTTTCGTTCTTTGAATTTATGATATTTGCCACAACTTTAGAAAAAAATCTTGAAATCCGGATTGCGTTGTGATTTGCTTTCGTTCTTTGAATTTATGATATTTGCCACAACGAATTTAATCAGGAGCCACAAACTCAGATTGTTGTGATTTGCTTTCGTTCTTTGAATTTATGATATTTGCCACAACTTGGTCCTTAAATCATGCGGTGCATACAGTGTTGTGATTTGCTTTCGTTCTTTGAATTTATGATATTTGCCACAACGCCTCTCGTGGAAGCCTACATACACCATACGTTGTGATTTGCTTTCGTTCTTTGAATTTATGATATTTGCCACAGCACTACCTTGTACAAACCTTTAGGAATACGGTTGTGATTTGCTTTCGTTCTTTGAATTTATGATATTTGCCACAGCAAGATCGGAGTGATCGTATATGACAACGATGTTGTGATTTGCTTTCGTTCTTTGAATTTATGATATTTGCCACAGCAACAACGACGAACATACATTTGAAGCATTAGTTGTGATTTGCTTTCGTTCTTTGAATTTATGATATTTGCCACAGCTATCCTCTTTTGATATACCATATTCCTGTCGTTGTGATTTGCTTTCGTTCTTTGAATTTATGATATTTGCCACAGCTCAGGACACAGACCAAACCAAGCCCAACGGGTTGTGATTTGCTTTCGTTCTTTGAATTTATGATATTTGCCACAGCTGGCAAGTTGACCATATTAAACCTGTTGTAGTTGTGATTTGCTTTCGTTCTTTGAATTTATGATATTTGCCACAACTTCATTGTATAGATATTGGCGATGGTTGGGTTGTGATTTGCTTTCGTTCTTTGAATTTATGATATTTGCCACAACTATCATTTTAGAGATGTCGTCAGGACTTAAGTTGTGATTTGCTTTCGTTCTTTGAATTTATGATATTTGCCACAACATTTCTGTACAGAAGTGACTAAATCTTCTTGTTGTGATTTGCTTTCGTTCTTTGAATTTATGATATTTGCCACAACCACAACGGCCACCATTCCGATTGACGTTCAGTTGTGATTTGCTTTCGTTCTTTGAATTTATGATATTTGCCACAACTGATGAAGTGAAAGAACAAATCCCATGCAGTTGTGATTTGCTTTCGTTCTTTGAATTTATGATATTTGCCACAACCAGGTAGGCAAGGAGTAGTATTAGTAATCAGTTGTGATTTGCTTTCGTTCTTTGAATTTATGATATTTGCCACAACATTCACTTTCACCACCCCAAAACCATCCCTGTTGTGATTTGCTTTCGTTCTTTGAATTTATGATATTTGCCACAACTTTTTCTAATTCTTGTTCATTAACAATATCGTTGTGATTTGCTTTCGTTCTTTGAATTTATGATATTTGCCACAACTCAAGGTCGGGGGTTTGCAGACTGCCCGATGTTGTGATTTGCTTTCGTTCTTTGAATTTATGATATTTGCCACAACAGGATCTGATGGTGGTGGATGTCCGTATGTGTTGTGATTTGCTTTCGTTCTTTGAATTTATGATATTTGCCACAACTATTGTGAAACGGATTCAGATGAAGAAGCGTTGTGATTTGCTTTCGTTCTTTGAATTTATGATATTTGCCACAACATATCAATCAAATAACATTCTTTCTGAATAGTTGTGATTTGCTTTCGTTCTTTGAATTTATGATATTTGCCACAACTGACGATGGTCTGCTGTGCACAGTGCCAGAGTTGTGATTTGCTTTCGTTCTTTGAATTTATGATATTTGCCACAACCCTTAAAGACGACCTTCCGCCACATCAATTGTTGTGATTTGCTTTCGTTCTTTGAATTTATGATATTTGCCACAACTTTTACAATCACATCATCAGGAAGTACTCAGTTGTGATTTGCTTTCGTTCTTTGAATTTATGATATTTGCCACAACCTAAATTTTCAAATTAAAGACACATGCAAGGGTTGTGATTTGCTTTCGTTCTTTGAATTTATGATATTTGCCACAACGGTCGTATTTCTTTCAACCAGTTTGACGGAGTTGTGATTTGCTTTCGTTCTTTGAATTTATGATATTTGCCACAACGAGAAAGGGCGAGGTTCTTTTACAAAGCAGGTTGTGATTTGCTTTCGTTCTTTGAATTTATGATATTTGCCACAACGGCATCATCTGCCAGTCCCAGCTGCTTTGCGTTGTGATTTGCTTTCGTTCTTTGAATTTATGATATTTGCCACAACTAATTCCACGCACACGCCAAGCAACAAGGCGTTGTGATTTGCTTTCGTTCTTTGAATTTATGATATTTGCCACAACCAATTTTCTTTTTAATGAAGATGGAACTTAGTTGTGATTTGCTTTCGTTCTTTGAATTTATGATATTTGCCACAACCTTATCTGTCCGGTGCATGGACAGCCAGCAGTTGTGATTTGCTTTCGTTCTTTGAATTTATGATATTTGCCACAACTCATGGAACCAAGGAGCTGGAAGAAGTGGTGTTGTGATTTGCTTTCGTTCTTTGAATTTATGATATTTGCCACAACTCTCCCAGTCTATGTATCGCTGTCGCACGCGTTGTGATTTGCTTTCGTTCTTTGAATTTATGATATTTGCCACAACGGTGCAGGTTTTTCTTGTGTCAATCAATACGTTGTGATTTGCTTTCGTTCTTTGAATTTATGATATTTGCCACAACGATTTCCTCCCATCAACCATTCAAGTTTTAGTTGTGATTTGCTTTCGTTCTTTGAATTTATGATATTTGCCACAACTCACCGATTGTGACCAATGTCAACTCTCCAGTTGTGATTTGCTTTCGTTCTTTGAATTTATGATATTTGCCACAACAGATGCTTGTACCGCTGCTGGATGGCACGGGTTGTGATTTGCTTTCGTTCTTTGAATTTATGATATTTGCCACAACCCCTTCTTTGTAACAAACCTAATAGAGTAGGTTGTGATTTGCTTTCGTTCTTTGAATTTATGATATTTGCCACAACCTTCAAAATTGGCAAACTCTAATTTATTTGTTGTGATTTGCTTTCGTTCTTTGAATTTATGATATTTGCCACAACCTTACTTTTTTAAAAGACCTAAAAGAAGTAGTTGTGATTTGCTTTCGTTCTTTGAATTTATGATATTTGCCACAACTGGCGTGGTGGCTATTGGCTTGTATGGGGTGTTGTGATTTGCTTTCGTTCTTTGAATTTATGATATTTGCCACAACAATTTGATATGAACACAGAAGATTTAGAAAGTTGTGATTTGCTTTCGTTCTTTGAATTTATGATATTTGCCACAACTCAATCCGGCATCCTTAAATCTGGCCATCTGTTGTGATTTGCTTTCGTTCTTTGAATTTATGATATTTGCCACAACCGCATATACCTGAGAGCATCAGTGCGCAACGTTGTGATTTGCTTTCGTTCTTTGAATTTATGATATTTGCCACAACCCATTTTTAGTGCCGATAAAGTACTATCTGTTGTGATTTGCTTTCGTTCTTTGAATTTATGATATTTGCCACAACCATTGATCACAGGCTCTGACACCGGGGCCAGTTGTGATTTGCTTTCGTTCTTTGAATTTATGATATTTGCCACAACATTAAACATCTTCGCAAGCTGGCTTTGGTTGTTGTGATTTGCTTTCGTTCTTTGAATTTATGATATTTGCCACAACTTAAAATTTAATAACATGAAATACATTTGGTTGTGATTTGCTTTCGTTCTTTGAATTTATGATATTTGCCACAACGGAAAATGATTTCAAACGAACTTTCGGTACGTTGTGATTTGCTTTCGTTCTTTGAATTTATGATATTTGCCACAACTTTGGGTGTCCAGGTTCAAAGTAACAAATTGTTGTGATTTGCTTTCGTTCTTTGAATTTATGATATTTGCCACAACAGCCAGCTTACATTTAATTCACTTCCGTAGGTTGTGATTTGCTTTCGTTCTTTGAATTTATGATATTTGCCACAACCCAATAATGAAGTATACTTTTAGATTGAAGTTGTGATTTGCTTTCGTTCTTTGAATTTATGATATTTGCCACAACGGCAGGAATTGGACTTGCGATTATAATTGGGTTGTGATTTGCTTTCGTTCTTTGAATTTATGATATTTGCCACAACTCAAAGTTTTTAGTCACCTTTTCAATTTCAGTTGTGATTTGCTTTCGTTCTTTGAATTTATGATATTTGCCACAACTCATTGACGACATGAAACAAACAATACCTGTTGTGATTTGCTTTCGTTCTTTGAATTTATGATATTTGCCACAACCCACATTCTGATCACTCCACTTTGCTAAAAGTTGTGATTTGCTTTCGTTCTTTGAATTTATGATATTTGCCACAACGGTTCCCGTGTATCGCTCAAACCCGAACAGTTGTGATTTGCTTTCGTTCTTTGAATTTATGATATTTGCCACAACAGAAAAAGCACTTATATGACAACAATTCCGTTGTGATTTGCTTTCGTTCTTTGAATTTATGATATTTGCCACAACATACCCGTAGCTAATACTCAGATATTCAATGTTTTACAACTCAGCTCAGGATTCGTTAAATGGCAAATATCATACATAAAAAAGCCGTCCTGACGGCTTTTTTTATTTCTGTCAGCATAAAATAGAATCAGAAAAATTCCAGTTGCCGGGGTTGGTTTGTGTTGTTGTTTTCTTTTTGCTTTTTGCCATTAAAAAATTCCAGACGGCCAAATTGCGCATCTGTGATCTCAAACACAATCACCTGACCCATTGGCGGCAGATTGATCTTCACTCTTTTTTTATGCACTTCTGCATTTTCTCTGGAACTGCAATGTCTGGCATACATACTGAACTGAAACATCGTAAAACCGTCATCCAGCAGATATTTACGAAATTTACTGTAGTTTTTCCGGTCTTTTTTAGTTTCCGTTGGCAGGTCAAAGTGTACAAATACCCACATAATCTGATATTTATTAAGTCTGTTTAACATATGATTTCCGGATATAAAATTTTTCGGGCTGAACCCTGATAACATTTTACCAGACTGGCAGTAGTGCGTTGGGCACCCACCATCAAAGGACTCAATTTGTTTTCTATACGGATGTCGATGGCCGGAATCTGCAGTAAATGTTGTTTGTCTTTTACGGTCAGCTCTTCCGTTTCGTCTGTTTTTTGTGCCATATATTCCAGCACCAATTTGTCCACAATGGGCCGATATGGCTCCATGATATCATCTGCCAGGCAGTAAGCATTGTATTTATTGCTGTGATGTATGCCCAATGCAGGCAGGCAACCACTGCCGACCAGATTTCTGGCTATAACGGCTCTGAGTATCGCATAGCCATAATTAAACAAAACATTGGGCCCACCTTCAAATCTGCCACGAGTAACATTGTATTCATTCAGTAAAAAATTCCAGTAAATCGATGCGGCTTGGGCTTCATAATTTTCAGGGTCACCGCTGTTGACTCTTGTTACCATTTTGTCAATATGAAGTGTTTTATGACCCAAATGCCTGAGCAGAGTAGCCTGATTTTGTATTTTGGCAGTCACGGTTTGTTTCCAGAGCTGTTTTTTGAGCGGTTCACTGGCTTCCATCTGATAGCGTAGTTTTTCTGTATAGGTATCATTGGCTGTGATGGGCAGACTCATGGATACGGGCATGTGATTACTTCCACACCAGATGATGACAGCATTATTTTCCTGTAGTGAGGTGATGACAGAATGTGTAAAAGTCAATTGTGTATGATCTGCCACCACCACACCGATGTCTTCTACCGGGATAGTGTGTTCTGCGTTTTCAGTTTCTCCGGTTTTTTTGATACAGAGCTGTTTATTTCTGATCGACAGATATGCAGGATTTC
The genomic region above belongs to Saprospiraceae bacterium and contains:
- the cas2 gene encoding CRISPR-associated endonuclease Cas2, with translation MLNRLNKYQIMWVFVHFDLPTETKKDRKNYSKFRKYLLDDGFTMFQFSMYARHCSSRENAEVHKKRVKINLPPMGQVIVFEITDAQFGRLEFFNGKKQKENNNTNQPRQLEFF
- the cas1 gene encoding type II CRISPR-associated endonuclease Cas1; this encodes MIKRTIYFGNPAYLSIRNKQLCIKKTGETENAEHTIPVEDIGVVVADHTQLTFTHSVITSLQENNAVIIWCGSNHMPVSMSLPITANDTYTEKLRYQMEASEPLKKQLWKQTVTAKIQNQATLLRHLGHKTLHIDKMVTRVNSGDPENYEAQAASIYWNFLLNEYNVTRGRFEGGPNVLFNYGYAILRAVIARNLVGSGCLPALGIHHSNKYNAYCLADDIMEPYRPIVDKLVLEYMAQKTDETEELTVKDKQHLLQIPAIDIRIENKLSPLMVGAQRTTASLVKCYQGSARKILYPEIIC